From Poecile atricapillus isolate bPoeAtr1 chromosome Z, bPoeAtr1.hap1, whole genome shotgun sequence, one genomic window encodes:
- the LOC131572783 gene encoding transmembrane and coiled-coil domain protein 3 isoform X2, translating to MLRKVERHDMNTLSLPLNIRRGGSDTNLNFDVPDGVLEFHKVKLNADSLKQKILKVTEQIKVEQTARDGNVAEYLKLVNSADKQQAGRIKQVFEKKNQKSAHSIAQLQKKLEQYHKKLKDIEQNGSSKATKDTSKDNLKDVQHGKSRSTGHGTESSKSGVPGVSLTPPVFVFSKSREFANLIRNKFGSADNIAHLKNTLDEFRPETSSRTYGGSATIVAKPKYVSDDECSSGTSGSADSNGNTSFSPAVASTLDSQGKLSMILEELREIKETQSQLADDIENLKTQFKRDYGFISQMLQEERYRYERLEDQLNDLTDLHQNETANLKQELASIEEKVAYQAYERSRDVQEALESCQTRVSKLELHQQEQQAQQSETVNAKVLLGKCINVILAFMTVILVCVSTIAKFIAPMMKSRFHIICTFFAVTLLAIFCKNWDHIICAIERMIIPR from the exons gTGGAAAGACATGACATGAATACCCTGAGTTTACCACTTAACATCCGCCGTGGAGGTTCTGATACCAACCTGAACTTTGATGTACCAGATGGGGTCCTAGAATTTCACAAAGTCAAACTCAATGCAGATAGcttgaaacagaaaattctcAAGGTTACAGAGCAAATCAAGGTTGAACAAACAGCTCGAGATGGAAATGTGGCTGAGTATTTGAAACTGGTCAACAGTGCAGACAAGCAACAGGCTGGGCGCATTAAGCAAGTCTTTGAGAAAAAGAACCAGAAATCTGCCCACTCCATTGCCCAGCTGCAGAAGAAATTGGAACAGTATCACAAAAAGCTCAAGGATATTGAACAAAATGGATCTTCCAAAGCTACCAAGGATACTTCCAAAGATAACTTGAAAGATGTTCAACATGGAAAGTCTCGTAGCACTGGGCACGGAACGGAGAGCAGCAAGTCGGGTGTGCCGGGTGTATCTTTGACACCACCTGTCTTTGTTTTCAGCAAGTCAAGAGAGTTTGCCAACCTGATCCGAAACAAATTTGGTAGTGCAGACAACATTGCTCATCTCAAAAATACTCTGGATGAATTTCGGCCAGAAACGAGTTCTAGAACCTATGGGGGAAGTGCCACCATTGTTGCCAAACCAAAATACGTTAGTGATGATGAATGCTCAAGTGGGACCTCTGGATCAGCAGATAGCAACGGGAATACCTCCTTTAGTCCTGCTGTGGCAAGTACCCTGGACAGCCAAGGAAAGCTTTCCATGATTTTGGAGGAACTAAGGGAAATCAAGGAGACACAGTCCCAATTAGCTGATGATATTGAGAATTTAAAAACCCAATTTAAGAGAGACTATGGCTTTATTTCTCAGATGCTACAAGAGGAAAGATatag ATATGAAAGATTGGAAGACCAGTTAAATGACCTCACTGATCTTCATCAAAATGAGACAGCAAACTTGAAACAAGAGCTTGCCAGCATAGAGGAGAAGGTGGCGTATCAGGCCTATGAGCGATCACGAGATGTTCAG GAAGCCTTGGAATCATGCCAGACGCGTGTTTCCAAACTGGAACTCCATCAGCAAGAACAGCAAGCACAGCAGTCTGAAACAGTCAATGCCAAAGTGCTCCTGGGGAAATGTATAAATGTTATCCTGGCCTTCATGACTGTCATCTTGGTGTGCGTTTCTACTATTGCGAAGTTCATTGCTCCTATGATGAAGAGCCGTTTTCATATCATCTGCACTTTTTTTGCAGTGACACTGCTGGCAATATTTTGTAAAAACTGGGATCATATCATTTGTGCTATAGAAAGAATGATTATACCAAGATGA
- the LOC131572783 gene encoding transmembrane and coiled-coil domain protein 3 isoform X3 — protein MVERHDMNTLSLPLNIRRGGSDTNLNFDVPDGVLEFHKVKLNADSLKQKILKVTEQIKVEQTARDGNVAEYLKLVNSADKQQAGRIKQVFEKKNQKSAHSIAQLQKKLEQYHKKLKDIEQNGSSKATKDTSKDNLKDVQHGKSRSTGHGTESSKSGVPGVSLTPPVFVFSKSREFANLIRNKFGSADNIAHLKNTLDEFRPETSSRTYGGSATIVAKPKYVSDDECSSGTSGSADSNGNTSFSPAVASTLDSQGKLSMILEELREIKETQSQLADDIENLKTQFKRDYGFISQMLQEERYRYERLEDQLNDLTDLHQNETANLKQELASIEEKVAYQAYERSRDVQEALESCQTRVSKLELHQQEQQAQQSETVNAKVLLGKCINVILAFMTVILVCVSTIAKFIAPMMKSRFHIICTFFAVTLLAIFCKNWDHIICAIERMIIPR, from the exons gTGGAAAGACATGACATGAATACCCTGAGTTTACCACTTAACATCCGCCGTGGAGGTTCTGATACCAACCTGAACTTTGATGTACCAGATGGGGTCCTAGAATTTCACAAAGTCAAACTCAATGCAGATAGcttgaaacagaaaattctcAAGGTTACAGAGCAAATCAAGGTTGAACAAACAGCTCGAGATGGAAATGTGGCTGAGTATTTGAAACTGGTCAACAGTGCAGACAAGCAACAGGCTGGGCGCATTAAGCAAGTCTTTGAGAAAAAGAACCAGAAATCTGCCCACTCCATTGCCCAGCTGCAGAAGAAATTGGAACAGTATCACAAAAAGCTCAAGGATATTGAACAAAATGGATCTTCCAAAGCTACCAAGGATACTTCCAAAGATAACTTGAAAGATGTTCAACATGGAAAGTCTCGTAGCACTGGGCACGGAACGGAGAGCAGCAAGTCGGGTGTGCCGGGTGTATCTTTGACACCACCTGTCTTTGTTTTCAGCAAGTCAAGAGAGTTTGCCAACCTGATCCGAAACAAATTTGGTAGTGCAGACAACATTGCTCATCTCAAAAATACTCTGGATGAATTTCGGCCAGAAACGAGTTCTAGAACCTATGGGGGAAGTGCCACCATTGTTGCCAAACCAAAATACGTTAGTGATGATGAATGCTCAAGTGGGACCTCTGGATCAGCAGATAGCAACGGGAATACCTCCTTTAGTCCTGCTGTGGCAAGTACCCTGGACAGCCAAGGAAAGCTTTCCATGATTTTGGAGGAACTAAGGGAAATCAAGGAGACACAGTCCCAATTAGCTGATGATATTGAGAATTTAAAAACCCAATTTAAGAGAGACTATGGCTTTATTTCTCAGATGCTACAAGAGGAAAGATatag ATATGAAAGATTGGAAGACCAGTTAAATGACCTCACTGATCTTCATCAAAATGAGACAGCAAACTTGAAACAAGAGCTTGCCAGCATAGAGGAGAAGGTGGCGTATCAGGCCTATGAGCGATCACGAGATGTTCAG GAAGCCTTGGAATCATGCCAGACGCGTGTTTCCAAACTGGAACTCCATCAGCAAGAACAGCAAGCACAGCAGTCTGAAACAGTCAATGCCAAAGTGCTCCTGGGGAAATGTATAAATGTTATCCTGGCCTTCATGACTGTCATCTTGGTGTGCGTTTCTACTATTGCGAAGTTCATTGCTCCTATGATGAAGAGCCGTTTTCATATCATCTGCACTTTTTTTGCAGTGACACTGCTGGCAATATTTTGTAAAAACTGGGATCATATCATTTGTGCTATAGAAAGAATGATTATACCAAGATGA
- the LOC131572783 gene encoding transmembrane and coiled-coil domain protein 3 isoform X1, with amino-acid sequence MPGSDTALAVDRTYSDPERHRRRKTRVERHDMNTLSLPLNIRRGGSDTNLNFDVPDGVLEFHKVKLNADSLKQKILKVTEQIKVEQTARDGNVAEYLKLVNSADKQQAGRIKQVFEKKNQKSAHSIAQLQKKLEQYHKKLKDIEQNGSSKATKDTSKDNLKDVQHGKSRSTGHGTESSKSGVPGVSLTPPVFVFSKSREFANLIRNKFGSADNIAHLKNTLDEFRPETSSRTYGGSATIVAKPKYVSDDECSSGTSGSADSNGNTSFSPAVASTLDSQGKLSMILEELREIKETQSQLADDIENLKTQFKRDYGFISQMLQEERYRYERLEDQLNDLTDLHQNETANLKQELASIEEKVAYQAYERSRDVQEALESCQTRVSKLELHQQEQQAQQSETVNAKVLLGKCINVILAFMTVILVCVSTIAKFIAPMMKSRFHIICTFFAVTLLAIFCKNWDHIICAIERMIIPR; translated from the exons gTGGAAAGACATGACATGAATACCCTGAGTTTACCACTTAACATCCGCCGTGGAGGTTCTGATACCAACCTGAACTTTGATGTACCAGATGGGGTCCTAGAATTTCACAAAGTCAAACTCAATGCAGATAGcttgaaacagaaaattctcAAGGTTACAGAGCAAATCAAGGTTGAACAAACAGCTCGAGATGGAAATGTGGCTGAGTATTTGAAACTGGTCAACAGTGCAGACAAGCAACAGGCTGGGCGCATTAAGCAAGTCTTTGAGAAAAAGAACCAGAAATCTGCCCACTCCATTGCCCAGCTGCAGAAGAAATTGGAACAGTATCACAAAAAGCTCAAGGATATTGAACAAAATGGATCTTCCAAAGCTACCAAGGATACTTCCAAAGATAACTTGAAAGATGTTCAACATGGAAAGTCTCGTAGCACTGGGCACGGAACGGAGAGCAGCAAGTCGGGTGTGCCGGGTGTATCTTTGACACCACCTGTCTTTGTTTTCAGCAAGTCAAGAGAGTTTGCCAACCTGATCCGAAACAAATTTGGTAGTGCAGACAACATTGCTCATCTCAAAAATACTCTGGATGAATTTCGGCCAGAAACGAGTTCTAGAACCTATGGGGGAAGTGCCACCATTGTTGCCAAACCAAAATACGTTAGTGATGATGAATGCTCAAGTGGGACCTCTGGATCAGCAGATAGCAACGGGAATACCTCCTTTAGTCCTGCTGTGGCAAGTACCCTGGACAGCCAAGGAAAGCTTTCCATGATTTTGGAGGAACTAAGGGAAATCAAGGAGACACAGTCCCAATTAGCTGATGATATTGAGAATTTAAAAACCCAATTTAAGAGAGACTATGGCTTTATTTCTCAGATGCTACAAGAGGAAAGATatag ATATGAAAGATTGGAAGACCAGTTAAATGACCTCACTGATCTTCATCAAAATGAGACAGCAAACTTGAAACAAGAGCTTGCCAGCATAGAGGAGAAGGTGGCGTATCAGGCCTATGAGCGATCACGAGATGTTCAG GAAGCCTTGGAATCATGCCAGACGCGTGTTTCCAAACTGGAACTCCATCAGCAAGAACAGCAAGCACAGCAGTCTGAAACAGTCAATGCCAAAGTGCTCCTGGGGAAATGTATAAATGTTATCCTGGCCTTCATGACTGTCATCTTGGTGTGCGTTTCTACTATTGCGAAGTTCATTGCTCCTATGATGAAGAGCCGTTTTCATATCATCTGCACTTTTTTTGCAGTGACACTGCTGGCAATATTTTGTAAAAACTGGGATCATATCATTTGTGCTATAGAAAGAATGATTATACCAAGATGA
- the LOC131572783 gene encoding transmembrane and coiled-coil domain protein 3 isoform X4, with protein MNTLSLPLNIRRGGSDTNLNFDVPDGVLEFHKVKLNADSLKQKILKVTEQIKVEQTARDGNVAEYLKLVNSADKQQAGRIKQVFEKKNQKSAHSIAQLQKKLEQYHKKLKDIEQNGSSKATKDTSKDNLKDVQHGKSRSTGHGTESSKSGVPGVSLTPPVFVFSKSREFANLIRNKFGSADNIAHLKNTLDEFRPETSSRTYGGSATIVAKPKYVSDDECSSGTSGSADSNGNTSFSPAVASTLDSQGKLSMILEELREIKETQSQLADDIENLKTQFKRDYGFISQMLQEERYRYERLEDQLNDLTDLHQNETANLKQELASIEEKVAYQAYERSRDVQEALESCQTRVSKLELHQQEQQAQQSETVNAKVLLGKCINVILAFMTVILVCVSTIAKFIAPMMKSRFHIICTFFAVTLLAIFCKNWDHIICAIERMIIPR; from the exons ATGAATACCCTGAGTTTACCACTTAACATCCGCCGTGGAGGTTCTGATACCAACCTGAACTTTGATGTACCAGATGGGGTCCTAGAATTTCACAAAGTCAAACTCAATGCAGATAGcttgaaacagaaaattctcAAGGTTACAGAGCAAATCAAGGTTGAACAAACAGCTCGAGATGGAAATGTGGCTGAGTATTTGAAACTGGTCAACAGTGCAGACAAGCAACAGGCTGGGCGCATTAAGCAAGTCTTTGAGAAAAAGAACCAGAAATCTGCCCACTCCATTGCCCAGCTGCAGAAGAAATTGGAACAGTATCACAAAAAGCTCAAGGATATTGAACAAAATGGATCTTCCAAAGCTACCAAGGATACTTCCAAAGATAACTTGAAAGATGTTCAACATGGAAAGTCTCGTAGCACTGGGCACGGAACGGAGAGCAGCAAGTCGGGTGTGCCGGGTGTATCTTTGACACCACCTGTCTTTGTTTTCAGCAAGTCAAGAGAGTTTGCCAACCTGATCCGAAACAAATTTGGTAGTGCAGACAACATTGCTCATCTCAAAAATACTCTGGATGAATTTCGGCCAGAAACGAGTTCTAGAACCTATGGGGGAAGTGCCACCATTGTTGCCAAACCAAAATACGTTAGTGATGATGAATGCTCAAGTGGGACCTCTGGATCAGCAGATAGCAACGGGAATACCTCCTTTAGTCCTGCTGTGGCAAGTACCCTGGACAGCCAAGGAAAGCTTTCCATGATTTTGGAGGAACTAAGGGAAATCAAGGAGACACAGTCCCAATTAGCTGATGATATTGAGAATTTAAAAACCCAATTTAAGAGAGACTATGGCTTTATTTCTCAGATGCTACAAGAGGAAAGATatag ATATGAAAGATTGGAAGACCAGTTAAATGACCTCACTGATCTTCATCAAAATGAGACAGCAAACTTGAAACAAGAGCTTGCCAGCATAGAGGAGAAGGTGGCGTATCAGGCCTATGAGCGATCACGAGATGTTCAG GAAGCCTTGGAATCATGCCAGACGCGTGTTTCCAAACTGGAACTCCATCAGCAAGAACAGCAAGCACAGCAGTCTGAAACAGTCAATGCCAAAGTGCTCCTGGGGAAATGTATAAATGTTATCCTGGCCTTCATGACTGTCATCTTGGTGTGCGTTTCTACTATTGCGAAGTTCATTGCTCCTATGATGAAGAGCCGTTTTCATATCATCTGCACTTTTTTTGCAGTGACACTGCTGGCAATATTTTGTAAAAACTGGGATCATATCATTTGTGCTATAGAAAGAATGATTATACCAAGATGA